The following are encoded in a window of Syntrophorhabdaceae bacterium genomic DNA:
- a CDS encoding STAS/SEC14 domain-containing protein, translated as MACTVTHDASIGIIEVVCNSHITAEEMVEAAHKRIALEKETGVNRTLIDVTNAQLSATTFDLLHLSQQHYKNLQASRRTRIAFVMPTAAEQHQAARFYETASRNRGWMVEVFSERQTAMDWLLSP; from the coding sequence ATGGCATGTACTGTGACGCATGATGCTTCAATCGGGATTATCGAAGTGGTATGCAACAGCCATATCACTGCAGAAGAAATGGTGGAGGCCGCCCACAAGCGCATCGCCCTTGAGAAGGAAACAGGCGTTAACCGGACCCTCATTGATGTGACAAACGCCCAACTCTCAGCCACCACTTTCGACCTGCTCCATCTGTCCCAGCAACATTACAAAAACCTCCAAGCGAGCAGGCGAACCCGCATCGCCTTTGTCATGCCGACTGCAGCTGAGCAACACCAGGCTGCCCGCTTCTACGAGACGGCTAGCAGGAACCGTGGCTGGATGGTTGAAGTCTTCTCGGAGCGGCAGACCGCCATGGACTGGCT